A section of the Catalinimonas alkaloidigena genome encodes:
- a CDS encoding sulfite exporter TauE/SafE family protein, with product MSLLEITGYVGAALIGISLGLIGSGGSILTVPVLVYLIHVEPVLATAYSLFVVGISALVGGINYARKHLVSYKTALVFMVPAFVTVYLTRLWLVPMLPATWLTIGSFALTKDVGILVLFALLMLFASVGMIRNGKSAQTDTTDEAQPRFNFPMILLEGAVVGVLTGLVGAGGGFLIIPALVLLARLPMKMAVGTSLFIIAAKSLIGFLGDIQADQPIDWGFLLVFSAIAASGIFLGGYLSNFINGKKLQKSFGWFVLAMGLFMIVKELFLPGV from the coding sequence ATGTCGCTACTTGAGATAACAGGCTACGTCGGGGCGGCGCTGATTGGCATTTCCTTAGGGCTGATCGGCAGCGGAGGTTCCATCCTGACCGTACCGGTGCTGGTGTACCTGATTCACGTCGAGCCGGTGCTGGCCACGGCCTACTCGCTCTTTGTGGTGGGCATCTCGGCACTGGTGGGGGGCATCAATTATGCCCGGAAGCACCTGGTCAGTTACAAAACCGCGCTGGTGTTTATGGTACCCGCCTTCGTGACGGTCTACCTGACGCGCCTGTGGTTGGTGCCCATGCTACCGGCTACGTGGCTCACGATCGGAAGCTTTGCGCTGACCAAGGATGTTGGCATCCTGGTGCTGTTCGCCTTGTTGATGCTATTCGCTTCCGTAGGCATGATCCGCAACGGCAAAAGTGCACAGACCGACACGACAGACGAGGCCCAGCCGCGTTTCAACTTCCCGATGATTTTGCTCGAAGGGGCGGTGGTCGGCGTGCTGACGGGGCTGGTGGGCGCAGGCGGAGGCTTTCTGATCATCCCGGCGCTGGTGTTGCTGGCGCGGTTGCCCATGAAAATGGCCGTCGGTACCTCGCTGTTCATCATCGCCGCGAAATCGCTGATCGGGTTCCTCGGCGACATCCAGGCCGACCAGCCCATCGACTGGGGGTTTCTGCTGGTATTCTCGGCCATTGCGGCCTCCGGCATCTTTCTCGGCGGGTATCTGTCCAACTTCATCAACGGCAAAAAACTCCAGAAAAGCTTTGGGTGGTTTGTGCTGGCGATGGGCCTGTTCATGATCGTCAAGGAACTCTTCCTGCCGGGCGTGTAG
- a CDS encoding MBL fold metallo-hydrolase, with product MKVQQLYTGCLAEAAYYISSEGEAAIIDPLRDPTPYLEMARADGATIKYVLETHFHADFVSGHLDLARKTGAQIVYGPTALPDFEAHVATDGEVLPLGKVQIKVLHTPGHTLESVTYLLLDEAGREVAIFTGDTLFIGDVGRPDLAVKTDLTREDLAGHLYDSLRHKIMPLPDGVIVYPGHGAGSACGKNMSKETVDTLGHQKQVNYALQADLSRRAFMAAVTADLVAPPQYFPQNAMLNRKGYDSLESVLKKGLNALDVATFVRHRAHYDTLVLDTRSKEAFAQAHIPGSLFLGLDDNFASWAGALIPDLQQPLVFIADAGREEEVVTRLSRVGHDNTLGYLKGGLVSWQNAGYATDRIDETTAAAFAQHYHEGMQLLDVRKASEYQSQHVAGARNVPLASIFQSLTQLDPSATYYLHCQGGYRSMVAASILRAKCFGHVVNITGGFNALRQTAVPLTAYHEPVTQL from the coding sequence CCGACGGGGCCACCATCAAGTACGTTTTAGAGACGCACTTTCACGCGGACTTTGTGTCCGGGCACCTCGACCTGGCGAGGAAAACCGGCGCGCAAATCGTGTATGGCCCTACGGCACTGCCCGATTTTGAGGCGCACGTCGCCACCGACGGCGAGGTGCTGCCGCTGGGCAAAGTCCAGATCAAAGTACTACACACACCCGGCCATACCCTGGAGTCGGTAACGTACCTGTTGCTCGACGAAGCGGGCCGCGAGGTCGCCATCTTTACGGGTGATACCCTCTTCATCGGCGACGTGGGACGCCCCGACCTGGCCGTAAAGACCGACCTGACGCGCGAAGATTTGGCGGGCCACCTCTACGACTCGCTGCGTCATAAAATCATGCCTTTGCCCGACGGCGTTATCGTCTACCCGGGGCACGGGGCGGGTTCGGCCTGCGGCAAGAACATGAGCAAAGAAACCGTCGATACGCTGGGCCATCAGAAACAGGTCAACTACGCGCTGCAGGCCGACCTGTCGCGCCGAGCGTTCATGGCTGCGGTTACGGCCGATCTGGTCGCGCCACCGCAGTACTTTCCGCAAAATGCCATGCTGAACCGCAAAGGATACGACAGCCTGGAGAGCGTGCTGAAGAAAGGCTTGAACGCGCTGGACGTGGCGACCTTTGTGCGGCATCGTGCCCATTACGACACGCTGGTGCTCGACACCCGCAGCAAAGAAGCCTTTGCGCAGGCGCACATTCCCGGTTCCCTCTTTCTGGGCCTCGACGACAACTTCGCCTCCTGGGCGGGGGCGCTGATCCCCGACCTGCAACAACCGCTGGTCTTTATCGCGGACGCAGGACGGGAGGAAGAGGTGGTGACCCGTCTGTCGCGCGTCGGACACGACAATACGCTGGGCTACCTGAAAGGCGGCCTCGTTAGCTGGCAGAACGCCGGCTACGCCACGGATCGCATCGACGAAACAACCGCCGCCGCGTTTGCCCAGCACTACCACGAGGGCATGCAGTTGCTGGACGTCCGCAAGGCAAGCGAATACCAGTCGCAGCACGTGGCCGGGGCAAGGAACGTTCCGCTCGCTTCCATCTTCCAGTCCCTGACGCAACTCGACCCGTCCGCGACCTATTACCTCCACTGCCAGGGCGGGTACCGCTCCATGGTGGCCGCCTCGATCCTCCGAGCCAAATGCTTTGGCCACGTCGTCAACATCACAGGCGGTTTTAACGCGCTGCGACAGACCGCCGTGCCGCTCACGGCCTACCACGAGCCGGTCACGCAGTTATAA
- a CDS encoding rhodanese-like domain-containing protein: MKNFEDVDAATFEALRQEGKAVVLDVRTPAEAQQGMIPGAKLLNVMSPSFQNEVQRFDKSVPYLVYCRSGNRSAQACQWMADQGFQKVFNLRGGIGAWQHAVGK; encoded by the coding sequence GTGAAAAATTTCGAAGATGTAGACGCCGCAACGTTTGAGGCATTGCGTCAGGAGGGAAAGGCCGTGGTGTTGGACGTGCGCACACCGGCCGAGGCACAACAGGGAATGATTCCCGGTGCCAAGCTCCTCAATGTGATGTCGCCTTCGTTTCAGAACGAGGTGCAGCGGTTCGATAAGTCCGTGCCTTACCTGGTGTACTGCCGCAGCGGGAACCGGAGCGCGCAGGCGTGCCAGTGGATGGCCGATCAGGGCTTTCAGAAAGTCTTCAACCTACGCGGGGGCATAGGCGCCTGGCAGCATGCGGTTGGGAAGTAA
- a CDS encoding MBL fold metallo-hydrolase, producing MKIEQIYDKALAHGSYAIVSEGQVALVDPGRDPQPYLDFAEKHHGTIVAVFETHPHADFASSHLEFQQRFGATVYINPKVGVSYPFLPLQHGDEVRIGKVTFRALFTPGHSPDHNAYLLLDEAGKPHAVFTGDSLFVGDVGRPDLREGAGHVKANRKELAGMMYDTVNTVFAPLPDDVLVYPAHGAGSLCGKNMSTELYSTIGQQKEENWAFHVKEKQAFVESFLDGQPFIPKYFPYDVELNRKGADPLAESIERVPRLASAEALEKGVLIVDTRNQEAFKAGHLNGALNIQNKEGDKFETWLGALVSPTESFYLVAEDEEALAAAIVRAAKIGYEKLIKGALVNPAQAPVKSDRLDLNEFKAHPERYTIVDIRNQSEVATGKIFDSAVEIPLPELRDRSGELATDKPIVVHCAGGYRSAAGASILERKLAGATVYDLSEAVKEFK from the coding sequence ATGAAAATAGAACAGATTTATGATAAAGCCCTGGCACACGGCTCGTATGCCATTGTCAGCGAAGGGCAGGTGGCCCTGGTAGATCCGGGTCGCGACCCGCAGCCCTACCTCGACTTTGCCGAAAAACACCACGGTACCATTGTGGCCGTGTTCGAGACCCACCCGCACGCCGACTTTGCCAGTAGCCACCTGGAGTTTCAGCAACGGTTCGGCGCCACCGTCTACATCAATCCGAAAGTCGGGGTGTCGTACCCCTTCCTTCCGCTGCAACACGGCGACGAAGTGCGCATCGGGAAGGTAACGTTCCGTGCCCTGTTTACACCCGGTCACTCGCCCGACCACAACGCCTACCTGTTGCTCGACGAAGCTGGCAAGCCACATGCGGTCTTCACCGGCGACTCGCTGTTTGTGGGCGACGTCGGACGACCCGATTTGCGCGAAGGCGCAGGCCACGTAAAGGCCAACCGCAAGGAGCTGGCCGGCATGATGTACGACACGGTCAACACCGTGTTTGCTCCCCTGCCCGACGACGTGCTGGTCTATCCGGCCCACGGCGCAGGGTCGCTCTGCGGCAAAAACATGAGCACCGAACTCTACAGCACCATCGGGCAGCAAAAGGAGGAAAACTGGGCGTTCCACGTTAAAGAGAAGCAGGCGTTTGTCGAGAGTTTCCTCGACGGGCAACCGTTCATTCCCAAGTACTTCCCCTACGACGTGGAGCTGAACCGCAAAGGGGCCGATCCGCTGGCCGAGAGCATTGAGCGGGTGCCGCGACTGGCTTCGGCCGAAGCCCTGGAAAAAGGGGTGCTGATTGTCGATACCCGAAATCAGGAGGCGTTCAAGGCGGGGCATCTGAACGGCGCACTCAACATCCAGAACAAAGAAGGCGATAAATTCGAAACGTGGCTGGGCGCGCTCGTAAGCCCGACCGAATCGTTTTACCTCGTTGCCGAAGACGAAGAGGCGCTGGCAGCCGCGATTGTCCGTGCGGCCAAAATCGGCTACGAAAAGCTGATCAAAGGAGCACTCGTCAACCCGGCACAGGCCCCGGTGAAAAGTGACCGCCTGGACCTGAACGAGTTCAAGGCGCATCCGGAGCGCTACACCATCGTGGACATTCGCAACCAGTCGGAAGTCGCGACCGGTAAGATTTTCGATAGCGCCGTGGAGATTCCGCTGCCGGAATTACGCGACCGCAGCGGCGAACTGGCGACCGACAAGCCCATTGTGGTGCACTGTGCCGGGGGGTATCGGTCGGCGGCCGGAGCCAGCATCCTGGAACGCAAGCTGGCCGGAGCCACGGTATACGATTTGAGTGAAGCAGTGAAAGAATTTAAATAA